A single region of the Gossypium arboreum isolate Shixiya-1 chromosome 12, ASM2569848v2, whole genome shotgun sequence genome encodes:
- the LOC108479236 gene encoding granule-bound starch synthase 1, chloroplastic/amyloplastic-like: MATVTASHLVSTVCQVNSHGADTKAANLICMKNQAAITHNGLRFLNMLDRLQMRTNAKAVARQAVKQENPRPWGKIICGKGLNLVFVGAECGPWSKTGGLGDVLGGLPPAMAANGHRVMTVSPRYDQYMDAWDTSVLVEVKVGDKIETVRFFHCYKRGVDRVFVDHPMFLEKVWGKTGSKIYGPNAGVDYKDNQLRFSLLCQAALEAPKVLNLNTNRYFSGPYGEDVIFIANDWHTGLLPCYLKSMYQSRDIYMNAKVAFCIHNIAYQGRFPFSDFSVLNLPDRFKSSFDFFDGYPKPIKGRKINWMKAGILESDKVLTVSPYYAQELISGEDKGVELDNIIRKTGITGIVNGMDVQEWNPATDQHINVQYDASTVMDAKPILKETLQAEMGLHCDKNVPVVGFIGRLEEQKGSDVLAEAIPRFIGENCQIVILGTGKKAMEEQIENLETQYPDKARGIANFNVPLAHKIIAGSDFILIPSRFEPCGLIQLHAMRYGTVPIVASTGGLVDTVKEGFTGFQMGAFNVECDAVDPSDLDKVAKTVKKALATYGTPTMNEMIQNCMAQDLSWKGPSKLWEKLLLSLEVAGSEPGNEGEEIAPFAKENVATP; this comes from the exons ATGGCCACAGTGACAGCCTCACACCTTGTTTCTACAGTTTGTCAAGTCAACAGCCATGGAGCAGACACTAAGGCCGCCAATTTGATTTGCATGAAGAACCAAGCTGCTATTACTCACAATGGTCTAAGGTTTTTGAACATGCTAGACAGGTTGCAGATGAGAACCAATGCAAAGGCTGTTGCCCGACAAGCTGTGAAACAGGAAAACCCCAGGCCTTGGGGAAAAATTATTTGCGGCAAAGGGTTGAACTTAGTGTTTGTGGGAGCTGAGTGTGGTCCATGGAGCAAAACTGGTGGACTTGGCGACGTCCTTGGTGGACTTCCGCCTGCAATGGCG GCCAATGGACATCGTGTTATGACAGTGTCTCCTCGATATGATCAGTACATGGATGCATGGGACACCAGTGTATTAGTTGAA GTAAAAGTTGGTGACAAAATCGAGACCGTTCGATTCTTCCATTGTTACAAACGTGGAGTTGATCGTGTGTTTGTTGATCACCCAATGTTCCTCGAGAAGGTTTGGGGCAAAACTGGATCAAAAATCTATGGCCCTAATGCAGGTGTGGACTACAAAGACAATCAATTGCGGTTTAGCTTGTTATGCCAG GCTGCTCTGGAAGCACCCAAGGTTCTGAATTTAAATACCAACAGATACTTCTCAGGACCATATG GGGAAGATGTTATTTTTATTGCCAATGATTGGCACACTGGTCTTCTACCATGTTATTTGAAAAGCATGTACCAGTCAAGGGACATCTACATGAATGCCAAG GTTGCATTTTGCATCCACAACATAGCCTATCAGGGAAGATTTCCGTTTTCGGATTTCTCTGTTCTTAATCTGCCTGATCGGTTCAAGAGTTCGTTTGACTTCTTCGATGG GTATCCCAAGCCTATCAAGGGAAGGAAAATTAATTGGATGAAGGCTGGAATTCTAGAATCAGATAAGGTCTTGACTGTAAGCCCATACTACGCCCAGGAGCTTATATCAGGTGAAGATAAAGGCGTTGAACTTGATAACATCATCCGTAAAACCGGCATCACCGGCATTGTGAATGGCATGGATGTTCAAGAGTGGAACCCTGCCACTGACCAACACATCAATGTCCAATATGATGCTTCAact GTAATGGATGCAAAGCCTATACTAAAGGAAACTCTTCAAGCAGAAATGGGCTTGCATTGTGACAAGAACGTTCCAGTGGTTGGCTTCATCGGTAGGTTAGAAGAGCAGAAAGGTTCAGATGTTTTGGCAGAAGCGATCCCGAGATTCATCGGAGAAAATTGTCAGATTGTAATCCTT GGAACTGGCAAAAAGGCCATGGAGGAACAGATTGAGAATTTAGAGACACAATACCCTGACAAAGCTAGAGGAATAGCCAATTTCAATGTCCCATTGGCTCATAAGATAATTGCTGGTTCTGATTTCATTTTGATCCCCAGCCGATTCGAACCGTGCGGTCTGATCCAGTTGCACGCTATGCGATATGGAACC GTGCCAATAGTTGCCTCAACCGGTGGACTCGTCGACACCGTCAAGGAAGGATTCACAGGGTTTCAAATGGGAGCTTTCAATGTTGAA TGTGATGCAGTGGATCCAAGTGATTTGGATAAGGTGGCAAAGACTGTCAAGAAAGCTCTTGCAACATATGGCACTCCAACCATGAACGAAATGATCCAAAACTGTATGGCACAAGACCTTTCATGGAAG GGACCATCAAAGCTGTGGGAGAAGTTGTTGTTGAGCCTGGAGGTTGCTGGCAGTGAACCCGGTAACGAAGGCGAGGAGATTGCTCCATTTGCCAAGGAAAACGTTGCCACCCCATGA